CTGCGGAAAGGCCGGCACTTGCGGCGGGTGCTGCGGGACCGGCGCGGTTTGGCCGAGCTGCTCTTGCGACGGTTCGTGTTCGATCACGACGCGGTACGCGCCCTTGATCGCTTCGTCGGCGATATTGCTCTTGAGGTCTTCGAATATCTCGTACGCTTCTTTTTCGTACTCGACGCGCGGGTCGATTTGACCGTAGCCGCGCAGACCGATACCGGTCTTCAAGTGATCCATCACGTAGAGGTGATCGACCCACATGCGATCGATGATCGGCAACAGCAGATACGCCTTCTCCACCACGCGCATGATCTCGGGTGTGACTTCGCGTTCCTTGGCTTCGTACGCCTCAAGCGCTTTGGCTTGCAAGAACTTGCGGATCTCTTCGCGATCCTTCGTCTCGAGATCGGCTAGCGTAACCATCGCCTTAATCGGAAAGATCAGTTCGACCTCGTTGAGGATCTCTTCGAGGTTCCACTCGCTGGGATGCGCGTTCTCCGGCGCGTTCTGGTCGATCGCGTAATCGACTTTCTGCTCCAGGGTCTGCAGCATGAATCCGCGCGAGTCGAACGTACCGTCGAGAATCGCCCGGCGGTCGCCGTAGATCACTTCGCGCTGTTTGTTCATCACGTCGTCGTACTCGAGGACGTGTTTGCGGATCTCGTAGTTGTGGTTCTCGACCTTGCTCTGCGCGCGCTCGAGCGATCCCGAGATCATCTTCGATTCGATCGGCGTCTCGTCGCTGAAGCCGACGCGATCCATGATCGAGTTCATGCGCTCGCCGCCGAAGAGCCGCATCACTTCGTCCTCGAGAGACACGTAAAAGCGGGTCGAGCCCAGGTCGCCCTGCCGGCCCGCGCGGCCGCGCAGTTGATTGTCGATACGGCGCGATTCGTGCCGCTCGGTGCCGATGATCGCGAGGCCGCCGACGTTGGCTACGCCTTCGCCTAACTTGATGTCGGTGCCGCGGCCGGCCATGTTGGTCGCGATCGTCACCTGCCCGGGCTGCCCGGCGTCCTTGATGATCTGCGCTTCTTGTTCGTGATACTTCGCGTTGAGCACGTTGCACTCGACGCCTTGACGGCGCAGCATCGCCGCGAGCAGCTCCGATTTTTCAATCGAGCGCGTACCGACGAGAACCGGGCGCCCCTTGCGATGCTCGGCGATGATCTCGCCGACGACGGCCTCGAACTTCTTCTGCTCCGTTTTGTAGACGATGTCGCCTTGGTCGGCACGCCGGATCGGCATGTTGGTCGGAACCACGACGACGTCGAGGCCGTAGATGTCGCGAAACTCGCGTTCCTCGGTCTTAGCCGTGCCGGTCATGCCCGCGAGCTTATCGTACAAGCGGAAGTAATTCTGAAAAGTGATGGTCGCGAGCGTTTGGTCTTCGCTGCGAACCTTGATGCCTTCTTTGGCCTCGATCGCCTGATGGATGCCGTCGGAGTACCGCCGGCCGTACATCAACCGCCCCGTAAACTCGTCGACGATGATGATCTCGCCGTCTTTGACGATGTATTGCTGATCGCGGTGAAAGAGATTCCACGCTTTGAGCGCGGCGTTGAGTTGATGCGCGAGTTCGATGTTGCGCTGATCGTACAGATTACCGACGCCGAGCATCTTTTCGACTTTCGCTACGCCGGCTTCGGTAATCGGTACCGCGTGCGCTTTCTCATCGACGGTGAAATCGTCGTCCTTTTTTAGCCGCGGAACGATCTTTGCGAAGTTCTCGTAGAGCTCCGTCGGTTCTTGACCCTGTCCGCTGATGATGAGCGGCGTGCGCGCCTCGTCGATGAGGATCGAGTCGACTTCGTCGACGAGCGCGTAGTACAAATTGCGTTGGACCATGTCTTCGAGCTTCCACGCCATGTTGTCGCGCAAGTAGTCGAAGCCCACTTCGTTGTTCGTGATATACGTTACGTCGCACTCGTAGGCGGCGCGCCGCAACGTGGGCTCCAAGTCGTGCTGGATGATACCGACGGTCAGGCCTAAGAACTCGTAGAGCGCTCCCATCCATTCGGCGTCGCGCCTGGCCAGGTAGTCGTTCACAGTAACGACGTGCACGCCGCGCCCCTCGAGCGCGCGTGCGTAAACCGGCAACGTCGCAACGAGCGTTTTGCCTTCGCCGGTCTTCATCTCGGCGATGCGGCCTTCGAAGAGTACTTGGCCGCCCATGATCTGCACGTCGAAGTGGCGCATCCCAAGCACGCGGATACCGGCCTCGCGCACGACGGCGAAGACCTCGGGAAGCATCGTCTCGAGCAGTTCGCCCGCCGCCAAACGGTCGCGAAACTCCGGCGTCTTACCCCGGAGCCCCTCGTCCGAGAGCGCGTGAACTTGGCTCTCTAGCGCGTTGACTTTTTCGACGGTCCGCCGCAGGCGGGCGATCTCTCGCTCATTTCCGTCAAAGAGCGATTTTAGGAATGCCATACGTGTGTAGTAACGTTCTCCGAGCTTCCGAGTTGCACCGTTTAGCGCCGGCGCACGGCGGTTGTGACCTAAGTCGCAAAGGGTAGGGTGATCGAAAAGGTACTTCCTTGATCTTCAACCGAGCTGACATCGATCGCACCGCCGTGGACTTCGACGATCTTGCGCGCGACGTACAATCCAACACCCGAGCCCGCGATGCCCTTCCGACGGGCGTTGCTCGCCCGGCCGAAGCGGGTGAAGACCGCCGAGAGTTCGCCCGGCGGAATGCCGATACCCCGGTCGCGGACCTCGATGCACGCACCGGCCGGCCCGGCACTCAAATTCACGCTCACCTCGCTGCCCGAGTATTTGAGGGCGTTCATCAGCACGTTGTCGAGCACGTGTCCGAAGCGCTGCGTGTCCAACGAGATTGCGATGCGCTCGTCGGGGGCTAGCAAGCGCAGGCGTTTGCCCGCAGGATCGTGCGAAGCAACGCTCGCCCCAACGAACTCGCGCAGGTCGACGACCGTACGATTGAGTGAGAATCCCGCCGCCTGCGTTTGCGCGAGTGCCACGGCATCTTCGGAGAGCCGCACCAGGCGTTGCGTCTGCGAGAAAATGGCCTCCACTTCGGTGCGGCCCTCGGAACTCGACGTTTCGAGCAGCAATTCGCAGTAGCCGGCTATGACGGTCAGCGGGCCTCTAAAATCGTGCGCCAGCATCGCCATAAGATCGTCCTTGAACTCGCTCGACTCCGCGAGCGCGCGCGCCAAACGCGCGATATGTCCGAACGCGATCGCGGTGGCGAGCGAGAGTTCGAGATGGGCCACTAACGTTCGCACGAAGCCGCGTTGCTCGGCGTCGTCCCAATCGATCTCGCCGGACGGCCTAAAGAACGCCGCGAACCCCCAAAGCTCGCCATCGACTCGCAGCGCGACGGCCGTGCCGTCGCCGGCTCCGAAAAGCGCTAACCGGGGCGCCTCGGGCAGATCCGGCGCCCCTAGTACGTCTTGCGATTGCAGCGCTTCGAACTGCGAGGCCTCGATACGCTGCGCGCACGAAAACGCCGCGTCGCCCGCCGCGCGCGCTACGCGCAGAACCGCTTCCTCGCCTTCGAACGCATAGAGCGCGCACGACAGGCGCGCTTCGTGCGAGGCGCTGGCCGCAAATACGACGAGGGTTTCTTCGATCTCGCGCGCGTCGCGAAGCGTGCGGACCACGCGCTCGAGGGCTTCGGCGCGCGAGCGGCGCTGCCGTTCGCTTTGAAAGAGACGCACGTTGGCAAGCGCGAGCCCCACGTGAAATGCGACGGACCGCAGCATCATCAAGTCCACGTCGTCGAACGCTCGCGGGTGCGCGAAATGCAGCGCCATCGCACTCTCGACCTTGCCGTCGATGAGAAACGGCACGATGAGCGCCGATTTCACGCCGTACTCCACGAGGCCCGCATCGTTGGCGGCATCGCCTACCCTAGGCCGCACGATGACGGAGCCCGCGAAGACGCGTTCGAACCACGTCCCCTGCAGCGGAACGATATCTGGAATCGATTGTTCGATCGCGCGATTCTCGGCGAGCGCCACGATCGTCGCAAGGTCGCGGCGGAGACGATTGCGCTCCACCACGATGCAGCGTGCCGCATCGAACGCCTTCCGAACGTCTTCGACGACGACGCGCAGGATCGCATCGCGGTCGAGCGACTTTCGCGTGCGTTCGTTGATCAGCGCGAGTAGATCGCTCTGCCGCGCTTCGCGCTTCGCCGCCGTTATCGTCTCTTCGTGGGCGACGATCGATCCCGCGATCTCCGCATAAGCGCGCAGGTATCGCAACTCCTCGGGCATCGGACACTCGTCGACTTCGAGAACGAGCGCGCCGCGTGCGACGCCTTGGTATTCGAGCGGAATCGCGAGCACGCCGTGATCGACGGGGCGTACGGTCACGCCCGCCAGCGCGCGCGTCTGGGCTCGGGGCACAAAAAAACACCCATCCACGGCAAAGCGCTGGAGTGCGTGTAAGAAAAGACGCGCGACCTCCGGCGTCTTCACGCGGAGCGCAAACCCGCCGGTTCCTTCGGGGGCCGATGCCTCGACCACGCCTTCGTCGGCCATGACCAGCGCCGTGGCCCGAACGAACGAACCGGCGGCCAGCACGTCCCCGGCGAGGGCTCGTGCTTTGGCCGCCGGCGTTGGAATCGTCAAGAGTCGCGTGAGCGACACGAAACGGTCGAGCGCGGCGCGCGACCGCAGATCTTCTAGGGGGATAGCGAGAGCCCGATCGGCGTCCCGGCTTTGAACGGCAGGGTGACGGTCGGCGCAACGTTCCCGTTGGCGTTCGGTGCGAAGATGAGGATCGCGTCCGCGCCCGAGTCGGCGACGTAGAGAGTCCCGTTCGAATCGACTTTAATGTCGGTCGGGAATTTCAGTTGGGTGCTGGCTCCAACGATTTTACGTGTCGCGGCGGCCGCACTCGCGGCGCCCGGTGCGAAGACGTAAATCGCGGGCGTGCCGTTATCGGGATCCGCAACGTAGACGTTCTTATTTGCGTCGACGGCGATGCCGGTCGGCGCGCCGAGCCCGGTAATGGTCTGCGTCGGCGCGATGTTCAATCCGGGAACGGGCGTCGGCGTGGGAGCGGGTGAAGCGCTCGGATTCGCCGTCGGCGTCGCAGTCGGTGCCGGCGATGGCGATCCGGAGGGCGCCGGGACGGGGGTCGGTGCCGGATATACCGTGACGGAACCGCCGCCGCGATTCGCGACGTAGAGATTGTTCGACGCATCGAGCGCCACGCCGGTAGGCGAATTGAGCTGCGTGAGATTTCCCGAGATGACCGTCGGCGCGAAACCGCCGCTCGCGAACACCAACAGCTCGTTGGGCGACGCCGCACTCGGATCCACGTTTGCAACGTAAAACGTGCCGGTTTTTTGGTCGACCGCGATACCACGCGGCTGGGTGAGGCTAGTTCCCGCCCCGGAAACCGTG
This Candidatus Baltobacteraceae bacterium DNA region includes the following protein-coding sequences:
- a CDS encoding NHL repeat-containing protein, whose amino-acid sequence is MLRRLTLIFLSLVCTVAVAACSSSDTKSLSSGGIPGIGPNFASNSIYAASSSNNAVYIYAPNPQPSATPVNLIGGANTGLSGPQYVAFDAAKHLFVTNYNPAPQPGTNGASIQIYQTYAMGDVIPFGTVSGAGTSLTQPRGIAVDQKTGTFYVANVDPSAASPNELLVFASGGFAPTVISGNLTQLNSPTGVALDASNNLYVANRGGGSVTVYPAPTPVPAPSGSPSPAPTATPTANPSASPAPTPTPVPGLNIAPTQTITGLGAPTGIAVDANKNVYVADPDNGTPAIYVFAPGAASAAAATRKIVGASTQLKFPTDIKVDSNGTLYVADSGADAILIFAPNANGNVAPTVTLPFKAGTPIGLSLSP
- the secA gene encoding preprotein translocase subunit SecA, with amino-acid sequence MAFLKSLFDGNEREIARLRRTVEKVNALESQVHALSDEGLRGKTPEFRDRLAAGELLETMLPEVFAVVREAGIRVLGMRHFDVQIMGGQVLFEGRIAEMKTGEGKTLVATLPVYARALEGRGVHVVTVNDYLARRDAEWMGALYEFLGLTVGIIQHDLEPTLRRAAYECDVTYITNNEVGFDYLRDNMAWKLEDMVQRNLYYALVDEVDSILIDEARTPLIISGQGQEPTELYENFAKIVPRLKKDDDFTVDEKAHAVPITEAGVAKVEKMLGVGNLYDQRNIELAHQLNAALKAWNLFHRDQQYIVKDGEIIIVDEFTGRLMYGRRYSDGIHQAIEAKEGIKVRSEDQTLATITFQNYFRLYDKLAGMTGTAKTEEREFRDIYGLDVVVVPTNMPIRRADQGDIVYKTEQKKFEAVVGEIIAEHRKGRPVLVGTRSIEKSELLAAMLRRQGVECNVLNAKYHEQEAQIIKDAGQPGQVTIATNMAGRGTDIKLGEGVANVGGLAIIGTERHESRRIDNQLRGRAGRQGDLGSTRFYVSLEDEVMRLFGGERMNSIMDRVGFSDETPIESKMISGSLERAQSKVENHNYEIRKHVLEYDDVMNKQREVIYGDRRAILDGTFDSRGFMLQTLEQKVDYAIDQNAPENAHPSEWNLEEILNEVELIFPIKAMVTLADLETKDREEIRKFLQAKALEAYEAKEREVTPEIMRVVEKAYLLLPIIDRMWVDHLYVMDHLKTGIGLRGYGQIDPRVEYEKEAYEIFEDLKSNIADEAIKGAYRVVIEHEPSQEQLGQTAPVPQHPPQVPAFPQIPTGEMLPQAAEALLGPMPAKQRAVHTNRDGEEPAKPKQREEPKVGRNDLCPCGSGKKYKKCHGA
- a CDS encoding ATP-binding protein — encoded protein: MSLTRLLTIPTPAAKARALAGDVLAAGSFVRATALVMADEGVVEASAPEGTGGFALRVKTPEVARLFLHALQRFAVDGCFFVPRAQTRALAGVTVRPVDHGVLAIPLEYQGVARGALVLEVDECPMPEELRYLRAYAEIAGSIVAHEETITAAKREARQSDLLALINERTRKSLDRDAILRVVVEDVRKAFDAARCIVVERNRLRRDLATIVALAENRAIEQSIPDIVPLQGTWFERVFAGSVIVRPRVGDAANDAGLVEYGVKSALIVPFLIDGKVESAMALHFAHPRAFDDVDLMMLRSVAFHVGLALANVRLFQSERQRRSRAEALERVVRTLRDAREIEETLVVFAASASHEARLSCALYAFEGEEAVLRVARAAGDAAFSCAQRIEASQFEALQSQDVLGAPDLPEAPRLALFGAGDGTAVALRVDGELWGFAAFFRPSGEIDWDDAEQRGFVRTLVAHLELSLATAIAFGHIARLARALAESSEFKDDLMAMLAHDFRGPLTVIAGYCELLLETSSSEGRTEVEAIFSQTQRLVRLSEDAVALAQTQAAGFSLNRTVVDLREFVGASVASHDPAGKRLRLLAPDERIAISLDTQRFGHVLDNVLMNALKYSGSEVSVNLSAGPAGACIEVRDRGIGIPPGELSAVFTRFGRASNARRKGIAGSGVGLYVARKIVEVHGGAIDVSSVEDQGSTFSITLPFAT